A stretch of Candidatus Vicinibacter affinis DNA encodes these proteins:
- a CDS encoding T9SS type A sorting domain-containing protein yields the protein MNRLYFLFSLLFASILFLGYSDNPPNGYTGAPGDGMCTNCHTPGGHGNLSGNVEIQGLPTSITPGNAYTITVRINNNTTPPTDAERGGFQLVALDQSNNNIGTFSNASSSSTITPSGGRSYWEHNPAKNFSGGNQVSWTVTWTAPTMASGQVVTMYTAAIIANIPNGNSNDLMDLAQATGNMPGPPPLGASITQFKNISCNGFTDGSITVLATNGVPPNSYNWSNGLNTSTVNGLSAGSYSVTVSDNIGASVVLNKTLTQPTPINLSWGGKFNLNCASDADGLINLTVTGGISPYSYNWSNGQKTKNISNLKKGDYTVTVSDNNSCEFIKIFTINAPDALSVQNLFSKHPACPGESSGDVELITKGGTEPYSYTWNTGEKDSRIRNKLPGTYMCTITDKNNCVKVHSLLINVLDTIKPSITKLPSQKLYLNTKGYALIDPGLFKRNVTENCDTGVVITIYKDTFTCKDLTLSEMNISVKDLAGNVTNGFVSIEILDTIRPSILTWKDSISYRCNLLVPRPVATDNCVVTELKQTSGPQPDEIFPVGSSTLNFTAKDQSNNFYNYNYEVQIKNPLSLKIDTLIYDRCTGRDPEMFVQSSHALQDTYRIFVQERLIGIFDTFLIQKIKDLNINDSLLFIEDNYACREQIKFKVDYPDTLIRLLDVKITNPSSCLEADGKILLEFNNGNVQGFWYDESLQNKLPNQNPNQFKVGKYYFIASDKPEGDSMACLFTFGPFELGCNVITKDFSISKINVYPNPSNGRLTIHSEGDELIYIAIQDSRGQIILNKSNIHANIFDLELSDLSSGLYLISIQTREGINRRKWLLSKM from the coding sequence ATGAATAGATTATACTTTTTGTTTTCTTTACTTTTTGCATCTATCTTATTTTTAGGATATTCTGACAACCCTCCTAATGGATATACTGGAGCCCCTGGTGACGGTATGTGTACCAATTGTCATACACCTGGAGGCCATGGAAACCTAAGTGGCAATGTGGAGATTCAAGGTCTGCCTACTAGCATTACTCCAGGAAATGCATATACTATTACTGTTAGAATAAACAATAACACTACACCCCCAACTGATGCAGAAAGGGGTGGTTTCCAGTTGGTTGCCTTAGATCAATCCAATAACAATATTGGCACTTTTTCAAATGCAAGTTCTAGCTCAACTATAACGCCTTCAGGTGGGAGATCATATTGGGAACACAATCCAGCAAAAAACTTCTCTGGAGGCAACCAGGTAAGTTGGACCGTAACCTGGACTGCCCCAACTATGGCATCCGGACAAGTTGTTACCATGTATACAGCAGCAATTATAGCCAACATTCCCAACGGAAATTCTAATGATTTAATGGATTTAGCACAGGCAACAGGAAATATGCCTGGCCCCCCACCCTTGGGAGCCTCAATTACTCAATTTAAGAATATTAGCTGCAATGGTTTTACAGATGGAAGCATTACAGTCCTTGCAACAAATGGTGTCCCTCCCAATTCATACAATTGGTCAAATGGATTGAATACTTCCACAGTTAATGGTCTTTCAGCCGGATCATATTCAGTAACTGTTTCGGACAACATAGGCGCTTCAGTAGTTCTGAATAAAACTTTAACTCAGCCAACTCCAATAAATTTGAGTTGGGGTGGAAAATTCAATCTTAATTGTGCTTCAGATGCAGATGGTTTAATCAATCTTACTGTTACCGGTGGAATTAGCCCTTATTCTTACAATTGGTCAAATGGCCAAAAGACTAAAAACATCAGTAATCTTAAAAAAGGTGATTACACAGTTACCGTATCTGATAACAATTCTTGTGAATTTATAAAAATCTTTACCATTAATGCACCTGACGCACTTTCTGTTCAGAATTTATTTAGCAAGCACCCTGCTTGTCCTGGTGAATCAAGTGGAGATGTAGAATTAATCACCAAAGGTGGAACGGAGCCTTATAGTTATACTTGGAACACGGGCGAGAAAGACAGTAGAATCAGAAATAAATTGCCCGGCACTTACATGTGTACGATTACTGATAAAAACAACTGTGTAAAGGTGCATTCACTTTTAATTAATGTGCTTGACACTATTAAGCCAAGCATTACAAAGCTCCCTTCGCAAAAATTATATCTAAATACAAAAGGATATGCTTTAATTGACCCGGGATTATTTAAAAGAAATGTGACAGAGAATTGTGACACGGGTGTGGTTATAACAATTTATAAAGACACTTTTACTTGCAAAGATCTTACATTGTCTGAAATGAATATTAGTGTAAAAGACCTTGCAGGTAATGTTACCAATGGATTTGTTTCAATTGAAATTCTGGATACTATAAGACCAAGCATTCTTACCTGGAAAGACAGTATTAGTTATCGATGCAATCTTTTAGTACCAAGACCTGTTGCAACCGATAATTGCGTTGTGACAGAACTCAAACAAACCTCCGGCCCTCAACCAGATGAAATATTTCCGGTTGGCTCATCTACTCTTAATTTTACAGCCAAAGATCAAAGCAATAATTTTTATAATTATAACTATGAAGTGCAGATTAAAAATCCATTAAGTTTAAAAATTGATACTTTGATTTATGACAGATGCACAGGGCGTGACCCGGAAATGTTTGTACAATCATCCCATGCCTTACAAGACACTTATCGAATATTTGTACAAGAAAGATTGATAGGAATATTTGACACATTTTTAATTCAAAAAATAAAAGATTTAAATATTAATGACAGTCTGTTATTTATCGAAGACAATTATGCTTGTAGAGAACAAATAAAATTCAAAGTAGACTATCCAGATACATTAATAAGGCTACTAGATGTTAAAATAACCAACCCTTCAAGTTGTTTAGAAGCAGATGGAAAGATACTGCTGGAATTCAACAATGGCAATGTTCAAGGTTTCTGGTATGACGAGAGTCTTCAAAATAAATTACCAAATCAGAATCCAAATCAATTTAAAGTAGGTAAATATTATTTTATTGCTTCAGACAAACCTGAAGGTGACAGTATGGCTTGTCTTTTTACATTTGGTCCATTCGAACTTGGTTGCAATGTTATTACCAAAGATTTTTCAATTAGTAAGATTAATGTGTATCCTAATCCATCTAATGGAAGGCTTACAATTCATTCAGAGGGTGATGAATTAATTTATATTGCTATCCAAGATTCTCGCGGTCAAATTATTCTAAACAAATCTAATATTCACGCTAATATTTTTGATTTAGAACTCAGCGATTTATCCAGTGGATTGTATTTAATATCCATTCAAACACGAGAAGGCATCAATCGAAGAAAATGGTTATTAAGTAAGATGTAA
- a CDS encoding S8 family peptidase translates to MKKLLPIFLFIVFSDLMSQVIPHEYLIKYTSIPNFNDQHRSNLSENIKVNILAGNFQMALIEFPEFYTNFQEIEILNNHPSVISFQANHTLQPRFCRPNDPEFNQQWNLTKMGFEDVWCYQNEGISPLGDTIVIGVIDNGFDFNLAEIKPNLFVNYKEIPDNKLDDDGNGFVDDYFGYNSASFNGGDNHPLNNHGTNILGLVGAQGDNGIGLSGSNQHIKMLICSASNDAHLVECYTYFHKMKDDYLKSNGKSGAYIVATTISLGYDTAFPDEFPLICPLYDYLGSVGILNVCATVNRSDHDVALKGDIPSLCPSLYLISVTNTDINDKKVDAAGFSKEHIDIGASGENIPVLEAGGSTGYSAGCSLSAPQVGGGIALLNQYCSTYANFVKSNPKEGLLLMRDFILNCGDVNESLQNITSSGRRFNASKSLICLEKYCNTLVDNEFVDIRPNPIIGDELKVLLGFERFGKYEMEVVNTLGQRIWYQDLNFQPGVNNRLTISLSNCDTGVYYLWIRTDNGKLSKAFFKI, encoded by the coding sequence ATGAAAAAATTACTCCCCATATTTTTGTTCATAGTATTTTCTGATCTAATGAGCCAGGTTATCCCACATGAATACCTGATTAAATATACCTCCATCCCAAATTTCAATGACCAACACAGGTCAAATTTATCAGAAAATATTAAGGTGAATATTTTAGCTGGAAACTTCCAGATGGCGTTAATTGAATTCCCGGAATTCTATACAAATTTTCAGGAAATTGAAATCCTGAATAATCATCCATCGGTTATTAGTTTTCAAGCGAACCATACCCTTCAACCAAGATTTTGCCGTCCCAATGACCCAGAGTTCAACCAGCAATGGAATCTTACCAAGATGGGGTTTGAAGATGTGTGGTGTTACCAAAATGAGGGAATCAGTCCCCTAGGTGACACCATTGTGATTGGGGTAATTGACAATGGATTTGACTTTAATCTTGCAGAAATTAAGCCTAATTTGTTCGTAAACTATAAAGAAATACCTGATAATAAATTGGATGATGATGGGAACGGTTTTGTTGATGATTATTTTGGATACAACTCCGCAAGTTTTAATGGAGGAGATAATCACCCTTTAAATAATCATGGAACTAATATTTTAGGTTTGGTAGGTGCTCAGGGAGATAATGGAATTGGTTTATCCGGATCAAATCAACATATTAAAATGCTGATTTGCTCTGCATCGAATGATGCTCATTTAGTGGAATGTTACACCTATTTCCATAAAATGAAAGATGATTATCTCAAGAGCAATGGAAAATCCGGTGCCTATATCGTTGCTACAACCATTTCTTTAGGTTATGACACGGCATTTCCTGATGAATTTCCACTGATTTGCCCATTGTATGATTATTTGGGTTCCGTTGGAATTTTGAACGTGTGTGCAACCGTTAACCGTTCTGATCACGATGTAGCATTAAAAGGAGATATTCCTTCCCTTTGCCCAAGTTTATACTTGATTTCAGTGACCAATACTGATATTAATGATAAAAAGGTAGATGCGGCAGGATTTAGTAAGGAACATATAGATATTGGTGCAAGTGGAGAAAACATTCCTGTTCTTGAGGCAGGCGGGAGTACAGGCTATTCCGCAGGGTGTTCTCTTTCAGCACCCCAGGTTGGTGGAGGAATTGCTCTTTTAAATCAATATTGCAGTACCTATGCCAACTTTGTAAAATCAAATCCAAAGGAGGGATTACTTTTAATGAGAGATTTCATATTGAATTGCGGAGATGTTAATGAAAGTCTTCAAAACATTACCTCTTCTGGTCGAAGATTTAACGCCAGCAAATCGCTGATTTGCCTTGAAAAGTATTGCAACACATTGGTAGACAATGAGTTCGTTGACATACGCCCCAACCCAATAATTGGAGACGAATTAAAAGTGCTTCTAGGTTTTGAACGATTTGGTAAATATGAAATGGAAGTCGTAAATACTCTAGGGCAACGAATTTGGTATCAGGATTTGAACTTTCAGCCGGGTGTAAACAACCGCCTAACAATTAGTTTAAGTAACTGTGATACAGGTGTTTACTACCTATGGATCCGGACGGACAATGGGAAGCTTTCAAAAGCATTTTTTAAAATATGA
- a CDS encoding arginine--tRNA ligase: protein MNYLNHIYTSLVELFQSEYNLVTNSQDFNVSVCRKEFEGDFTIVLFNWAKKTGNSPDVIGQVIGTYLLEKEMIQSFNLIKGFMNFSMKETWWIESHNQINSQKIDERVKISYPEKYLVEYCSPNTNKPLHLGHIRNILLGWSVYRILQAVGHEAHTTQIINDRGIAICKSMLAWKLFANGKTPEEEGKKSDHFVGDYYVLFETKFKEEYKNWQIGKEAIVIYQSKRKEGESEEVFFTRFKNDYFNQFSVLGKEAGEMLRSWESGDSEVVSLWKKMNKWVYDGFDSTFAKLNVSFESVYYESNTYLLGKDIVQQGLEKNVFYQENDGSVWIDLTHSGLDKKILLRSDGTSVYITQDLGTAQMRHQAHQADHYIYVVADEQDYHFQVLFETLRMLNVPYAKGLHHLSYGMVELPSGRMKSREGTVVDADDLIAEVIEEAENSAMERGELSSISDQEKNDLIAKIGMAALKYFLLKVQPKKRMVFDPKESVDMQGHTGPYIVNAFVRIKSILRRQEPQTDHLPPISVTQGEKELIGLCLNYPKVLQEAAQQLDPSHLANYLYQMAKDFHRFYHDYRILNAETEEIKMWRLKICKTFSDHLEHGMGCLGIPMPDRM from the coding sequence ATGAACTATTTAAATCATATCTATACATCCTTAGTTGAGTTATTTCAATCTGAATACAATCTTGTTACCAATTCACAGGATTTCAATGTTTCAGTCTGTAGAAAAGAATTTGAAGGAGATTTTACCATTGTGCTTTTTAACTGGGCAAAGAAAACCGGAAATAGCCCTGATGTCATAGGTCAGGTAATTGGAACTTACTTATTAGAAAAAGAAATGATTCAATCCTTTAATTTAATTAAAGGATTTATGAATTTTAGCATGAAAGAAACCTGGTGGATTGAATCGCATAATCAAATCAATTCACAAAAAATTGATGAGAGAGTTAAAATTTCCTATCCTGAAAAATATTTAGTAGAATATTGTTCTCCTAATACCAACAAACCTCTTCATCTAGGCCATATCCGAAACATTTTATTAGGTTGGTCAGTTTATCGCATTCTCCAGGCAGTAGGACATGAAGCGCACACGACTCAAATAATCAATGACAGAGGAATAGCTATATGTAAAAGTATGCTTGCATGGAAATTATTTGCAAATGGCAAAACACCGGAGGAAGAAGGTAAGAAATCAGATCATTTTGTAGGAGACTATTATGTACTGTTTGAAACCAAATTTAAAGAGGAATACAAAAATTGGCAAATTGGTAAAGAGGCAATTGTAATTTACCAATCAAAGAGAAAGGAAGGTGAATCTGAAGAAGTTTTTTTTACAAGATTTAAAAATGATTATTTTAATCAATTTAGTGTTTTAGGTAAAGAAGCTGGAGAAATGTTGCGGAGCTGGGAATCCGGAGACAGTGAAGTTGTAAGTCTTTGGAAAAAAATGAATAAATGGGTCTATGATGGATTTGATTCAACTTTCGCAAAACTCAATGTTTCATTTGAATCTGTCTATTATGAATCCAATACCTACCTTTTAGGAAAGGATATTGTTCAGCAAGGATTGGAGAAGAATGTTTTCTATCAAGAAAATGATGGCTCGGTTTGGATTGATTTAACTCATTCTGGTTTAGATAAGAAAATTTTATTGAGAAGTGATGGGACTTCGGTATACATTACACAGGACCTAGGTACAGCGCAGATGCGACATCAGGCTCATCAGGCTGATCACTACATATACGTTGTAGCAGATGAGCAGGATTACCATTTTCAGGTCTTGTTTGAAACCCTACGCATGCTTAATGTGCCATATGCAAAAGGTTTACATCATTTATCTTATGGTATGGTTGAATTGCCTTCCGGTAGAATGAAGTCAAGGGAAGGTACCGTGGTTGATGCAGACGATTTGATTGCAGAAGTTATAGAAGAGGCTGAAAATTCTGCGATGGAGCGTGGGGAACTTTCCAGCATCAGTGATCAGGAAAAAAATGATCTGATCGCCAAAATCGGAATGGCTGCATTGAAGTATTTTTTGTTAAAAGTACAACCCAAAAAGCGCATGGTATTTGATCCCAAGGAATCTGTAGACATGCAAGGGCATACCGGTCCTTACATTGTTAATGCCTTTGTGCGAATTAAATCAATATTGCGTAGACAAGAACCCCAAACGGATCATTTGCCCCCTATTTCAGTTACACAAGGAGAGAAGGAATTGATTGGTTTATGTTTGAATTATCCCAAAGTTTTACAGGAAGCTGCCCAGCAATTGGATCCATCACATCTTGCCAATTACTTGTATCAAATGGCGAAAGACTTTCATCGGTTTTATCATGATTACAGGATTCTTAATGCTGAAACCGAAGAAATTAAAATGTGGCGGTTAAAAATTTGTAAAACATTTAGTGATCATTTAGAACATGGGATGGGCTGTCTTGGAATTCCTATGCCGGATAGAATGTAA
- a CDS encoding DUF4295 family protein, protein MAKVSKNAKVAQRAANLGSGRDFVKVIKSIKDPVTGKYTYKELIVHKDKVKEFFEQSK, encoded by the coding sequence ATGGCTAAGGTATCCAAAAACGCAAAGGTGGCACAACGTGCTGCCAATTTAGGTTCCGGAAGGGATTTTGTAAAGGTTATAAAATCTATTAAGGATCCGGTAACCGGAAAGTACACATATAAAGAACTAATTGTACATAAGGATAAAGTAAAAGAATTCTTCGAGCAATCTAAGTAA
- the ftsY gene encoding signal recognition particle-docking protein FtsY: MGFFDRFFSKEKKEDLEQGLEKTKTGFFEKITKAIAGKSSIDEEILDELEQVLITSDIGLETTVKIIDRLQNRVAKDKYLGTSELSNLLREEISLLLAENKTEDLDDYDTGKTHPHIILVVGVNGVGKTTSIGKLAHQFNQKGKKVLIAAGDTFRAAAEDQLKIWSERVGCDFFTKGMGADPSAVAYEATQFALKQGHDIVIIDTAGRLHTKTNLMNELGKIYRSINKSMPGAPHEVLLVLDATTGQNAIEQCRFFTETTHLTGLILTKLDGTARGGVVLGISDQFKIPIKYIGVGESIEKFQIFNRNAFIDLLFKKSDSEF; encoded by the coding sequence ATGGGCTTTTTTGATCGTTTTTTTAGTAAAGAAAAAAAAGAAGACCTGGAACAGGGTCTAGAAAAAACCAAAACTGGTTTTTTTGAAAAGATCACCAAAGCTATTGCGGGAAAATCAAGCATTGATGAAGAAATACTGGATGAATTGGAGCAAGTCCTTATTACTTCTGATATTGGACTGGAGACAACCGTAAAGATCATTGATCGCTTACAGAATCGGGTCGCAAAGGACAAGTATTTAGGCACTTCGGAACTTAGCAATTTACTGAGAGAAGAAATTAGTCTCCTTCTCGCAGAAAACAAAACTGAAGATCTTGATGATTATGATACCGGAAAAACACACCCTCATATAATTTTAGTTGTTGGAGTAAATGGTGTAGGAAAGACTACTTCAATTGGCAAATTGGCACATCAATTCAATCAAAAAGGTAAGAAAGTTTTAATCGCAGCTGGAGATACTTTCAGAGCTGCCGCAGAAGATCAATTGAAAATTTGGTCTGAACGTGTGGGGTGCGACTTTTTTACTAAAGGGATGGGTGCCGATCCATCCGCAGTTGCATATGAAGCAACTCAATTTGCACTCAAGCAAGGTCATGACATAGTTATCATTGATACCGCGGGTAGATTACATACCAAAACCAATTTAATGAATGAACTAGGTAAGATTTACCGGTCTATCAATAAATCAATGCCCGGAGCTCCTCATGAAGTGTTGCTGGTACTGGATGCAACCACCGGCCAAAATGCAATTGAGCAATGCCGTTTTTTTACAGAAACTACTCACTTGACAGGGTTAATTTTAACAAAACTTGATGGAACTGCACGTGGCGGAGTTGTTTTAGGCATTTCTGACCAATTTAAGATACCCATCAAATATATTGGTGTTGGGGAATCAATAGAGAAATTCCAAATTTTTAATCGAAATGCATTTATAGACTTGTTGTTTAAAAAGTCTGATTCGGAATTTTAA
- the rpmG gene encoding 50S ribosomal protein L33 codes for MAKKSKGNRQQIILECTEHKASGSPGTSRYITEKNRKNTPDRLELKKFNPILRKYTIHKEIK; via the coding sequence ATGGCAAAAAAGAGTAAAGGCAACAGGCAGCAAATCATACTTGAATGTACTGAGCACAAAGCAAGTGGCAGTCCTGGCACATCCAGGTACATTACGGAGAAAAACAGAAAAAATACTCCTGACAGATTGGAGTTGAAAAAGTTTAATCCTATTCTTAGAAAATATACCATTCATAAAGAAATTAAATAG
- a CDS encoding glutamine--tRNA ligase/YqeY domain fusion protein: protein MSESTSNEHFNFIEEIIEDDIKNNKHGGRIHTRFPPEPNGYLHIGHAKSICLNFGLAQKYNGKTNLRFDDTNPVTEEVEYIDSIKSDIKWLGFDWEGREYYASDYFQQIYQFAVQLIKAGKAYVDDSSAEEISKMRGIPTSPGIMSPFRDRTVEENLSLFETMKNGSFKEGEKVLRAKIDMASPNMHMRDPILYRILFTPHHRTGTTWCIYPTYDFAHGQSDSIEGITHSICTLEFENHRPLYNWFIQELQIFPSRQIEFARLNLEYTVMSKRKLLQLVNEKIVSGWDDPRMPTISGMRRRGYPASAIKQFATEVGVARRENLIELPRLENVIRECLNRVSIRVMAILDPIKITITNYPEQIDFIEVENNPEAPEAGSRMVPFGKNIYIEKEDFMEVPPPKYFRLSPGGMVRLKSAFIIRCDEVIKNNKGEVDHLLCTYFPESKSGQDNSGLKVKTTIHWVEQSSAVNAEVRLYDRLFNVPEPNSGEEDFKSLINEQSLITVTNACVEPSLKDAVHETRYQFIRKGYFCLDVDSENDKLVFNRIVSLKDSWAKISEKG from the coding sequence ATGTCAGAATCAACAAGTAATGAGCATTTCAATTTTATTGAAGAGATAATAGAGGATGATATAAAAAACAATAAACATGGAGGAAGGATTCATACACGATTTCCACCAGAGCCAAATGGATATTTGCACATCGGTCACGCAAAGTCTATTTGTTTAAATTTTGGGCTTGCCCAGAAGTATAATGGAAAAACAAATTTAAGATTTGATGATACAAATCCGGTTACTGAGGAAGTCGAATATATTGATTCAATTAAAAGTGATATAAAGTGGTTGGGTTTTGATTGGGAAGGAAGAGAGTATTATGCATCAGATTATTTTCAACAAATTTATCAATTTGCTGTACAACTTATAAAAGCTGGGAAAGCTTATGTGGATGATTCATCAGCAGAAGAAATAAGTAAAATGCGAGGCATTCCGACTTCACCCGGAATCATGAGCCCTTTTAGAGATCGCACTGTTGAAGAAAATTTAAGCTTGTTTGAAACCATGAAAAATGGATCTTTCAAGGAAGGTGAAAAAGTTTTGCGTGCTAAAATTGATATGGCTTCTCCGAACATGCACATGCGGGATCCAATTTTATATAGAATATTGTTTACTCCTCATCATAGGACTGGTACGACATGGTGTATATATCCAACATATGATTTTGCACATGGCCAAAGTGATTCGATCGAAGGTATCACACATTCTATTTGTACCTTGGAATTTGAAAATCATCGTCCACTGTATAATTGGTTTATCCAGGAGTTACAAATTTTTCCTTCAAGACAAATTGAATTCGCTCGTCTGAATTTGGAATATACAGTCATGAGCAAAAGAAAACTTTTGCAACTGGTAAATGAAAAAATAGTCTCCGGATGGGATGATCCTCGAATGCCAACGATCAGTGGAATGCGCCGAAGAGGTTATCCTGCGTCTGCGATTAAGCAATTTGCAACAGAAGTAGGTGTGGCCAGAAGAGAAAATTTGATAGAATTACCTCGTCTGGAAAATGTCATCAGAGAATGTTTGAATCGAGTTTCAATCAGAGTAATGGCCATATTGGATCCCATTAAAATAACTATTACAAATTATCCTGAACAAATTGACTTTATTGAGGTGGAGAATAATCCGGAAGCTCCTGAAGCAGGAAGCAGAATGGTTCCATTTGGAAAGAATATTTATATTGAAAAAGAAGATTTTATGGAGGTTCCACCTCCTAAATATTTCAGACTTTCACCTGGAGGCATGGTCAGATTAAAATCAGCATTCATTATACGATGTGATGAAGTAATTAAAAATAACAAGGGAGAAGTTGATCATCTTTTATGTACTTACTTTCCAGAAAGCAAAAGTGGTCAGGATAATTCAGGATTGAAAGTTAAAACGACCATTCACTGGGTAGAACAAAGCTCTGCGGTAAATGCTGAAGTGAGATTGTATGATAGATTATTTAATGTGCCTGAACCAAATTCTGGCGAGGAAGATTTTAAGTCACTTATAAATGAACAGTCACTTATTACTGTGACAAATGCCTGTGTGGAGCCTAGTCTAAAAGATGCTGTTCATGAAACAAGATATCAATTTATAAGGAAAGGTTATTTTTGTCTCGATGTGGATTCTGAAAACGATAAATTAGTATTTAATAGGATTGTTTCCTTGAAGGATTCTTGGGCCAAAATTTCCGAAAAAGGATGA
- the rpmB gene encoding 50S ribosomal protein L28: MSKVCDLTGTRPLFGNKVSHSNRKTKRRFNPNLQKKSFYVPETNEWVELKVTAKALRTIDKLGLFDYLKKLDKKANS; encoded by the coding sequence ATGTCAAAAGTATGTGATTTAACCGGTACGAGGCCATTATTTGGCAACAAAGTTTCTCATTCCAACAGGAAAACAAAGAGACGTTTTAATCCAAATCTTCAGAAGAAGAGCTTTTATGTTCCGGAAACTAATGAATGGGTTGAACTGAAAGTGACTGCAAAAGCACTTAGAACGATTGATAAATTAGGACTTTTCGACTATTTAAAGAAGCTTGACAAAAAAGCGAATTCCTAA
- a CDS encoding DUF962 domain-containing protein, translated as MKNIEVLLSKYGESHTNRINKFIHWICVPLIMFSLIGLIMLIPFPFKIRSLNWAVIVLSMALVYYYRLSKPFFFGFMIISVVLIKVNQLLIEYCISNSWNAGLVLFLIFVIAWIGQFVGHKIEGKRPSFFEDLQFLLIGPAWLLHFVYKKMGVSYL; from the coding sequence ATGAAAAATATTGAAGTATTGTTGTCAAAATATGGGGAAAGTCACACCAATAGAATAAATAAATTCATTCATTGGATATGTGTTCCCTTGATCATGTTCAGTTTGATAGGTCTCATTATGTTGATCCCTTTCCCTTTTAAAATTAGATCACTTAACTGGGCTGTGATAGTTCTTTCGATGGCTTTGGTCTATTATTATAGACTTTCAAAACCATTTTTTTTTGGTTTTATGATTATTTCAGTTGTATTAATTAAAGTTAATCAACTCCTTATAGAGTATTGTATTTCCAATTCGTGGAATGCAGGATTGGTTTTGTTTCTAATTTTTGTTATTGCCTGGATAGGACAGTTTGTTGGACATAAAATCGAAGGAAAAAGACCTTCATTTTTCGAAGATCTTCAGTTTTTACTCATAGGCCCAGCTTGGTTATTGCATTTTGTTTATAAAAAAATGGGCGTCTCCTATCTTTAG